aataactagcttctgcccgcgacttcgtccgcggaaaataaaaaaaaatatgaaaaatagatgttggccgattctcatagataccggataagcacaaaaaaaatatcaaaatcagtcaagccgtttcggaggagtatggcaacgaaaactgtgacacgagaattttatacaTTAGAAGATTAAATGACCATAGACGTTATTTCATCCATAGACCAATAATTTTTAACAGCTTGTCACTGTCAAATAGTGATCGAATATCAATGTCACATTTGTTTACTACTGTCCTCGACCGTCTGGTGTGCAACCACAAGTATCCATGAAAACCACAAGTTTTCAATAATACGGAATGATAATCTTTTGTAGTGAAACAATACTATATTAACTATGTCGACTCGAGAAATACTCACATTACAATTTGGACATTATGCCAACTATGTTGGTGCACACTTTTGGAACTTGCAAGAACTCAGTTTTGATTACACAGGTACTGTGAAAACAGAGGTTAACCACGATATTTTGTATCGTGAAGGCCAAACAGACAAAGGAGAAGTAACATATACACCTCGGCTTCTTTTGGCAGACCTTAAAGgttctttaaaaactttaccTGAAGATGGTGGTCTGTCTAATGAAATAGAAGAAACGGAATTTCAATGGGATGCTGTTGAAAAAATCGAAGAACCAGCTCCGccaaaaaataagtacttagagGATATCGATAGTGAAGGAGCAAATGCACTCACAAAGCAATACAATTTCGAACAGGATGTCAAAACATGGACAGATTACCTGTATCCAAGATTTCATCCAAGAACTGTTAATGTTGTAAAAGATTATGTGCATGGCGATGAAACAGTAAGTATTGTTTCTTATCATATTATTTCTATCCACTATTTGATTGtttgaaaattatgaaataatttgaatttttaacttGCAGGAAAGTTTTGATGTATTTCATGCTGGTAAATCTTTATGGAAACATGATTTTGGTGAAAATTTTTGTGACAACATTCGAAGATATGTTGAAGAATGTGATAGTATGCAAGGCTTTCAAGTTAATTTTGACTGTGTAGATGGATTTGCTGGACTTGCTCTTGGATGTGTCGAGCACCTAGCTGATGAATACACTAAGTCTATACTGGCATACCCAATTATACCTTCATATTTTCCTGATAACAATCCCACAACACAAGAAGAGAGAGATAAATCCAATTTAAAAGACTCCATAAGGCTTGTGAACACTGCTCTTTCTATTCAAGAGCTTTCTGAACATGCAACATTATTTGTGCCTATTTGTACCGGAGATAAAGGTTGGAGGAAACCTGGAAGCCCCAGAAAGTTTGACTATCTTCATTATAATCCTGAACTGTATTATCACAGTTCAGCTCTATTAGCATCAGCTATGGACACATTAAGCCAGAAATATAGACACAAAAGCAACATTTTCACTTTATCAGACATTTGTGCTGACCTCACAGGTTATGGCAGGAAAATGGCATCGGCTTCACTAGGAATGCCGTTGCCATTGAATGAATCCCAATATTTAATAGACTTTCTAAATACCACAACAAAACCTATTTACACAAGTATAACACCAAGTTGTAAGATTGCTACAGACAAAATATTCCAGTTGATCACAGTGCGAGGAGTACCTGAGAGCTATTTGAAAGCACCCCTGAAAGAAGCCAAAGAACAAATGAATATACCAGCATACCGGTGCAGTAATGTAAAGGAGATGTTTGAACTATATTTCCAAGCAAATAATTTCCTTTCAGCAACAAATGTGACTGTATGTGAAAAGCCTTTAGAAGTGAAAACACCATATcccaaaatattttcatctgAACTCAATAAATATGGTTTTATAAGAGATGGAAATATTGAAGAGAAGGTTGAGAGTTGTGTTGCAGTTGCAGGGTACCACAATGGTAACTTTTTATCAGATGTTATTGAAAAACTTCACAGGGAAACCAGTAGGATTAAGTTTTCTAAACTGCACAAGTTCAATCAAGAAGGGTTTGAGGCTTCAGAGTACAGTGAAAGCTTGGATAAGCTTGCAGAATTTAAAGATAACTATGAAGATGATTTTGAATTGTAAtaacatttaagtaaataattaacaatgcATTGCATAACTAAAAAgctttaatacatttttgtataacagtattttttgttttaatttgatatGTTTACTATCCCATCACATCGCATACGGCAGATTTTATATTAATCAGGTCAGCATACGAACAGACGGAATAgatcgcaacaccagagaagttgtTAGTGGAAGAGTTATGCATCCAAGTATGATTATTATATAAGAAACTATTCTTTAGACGCGAGATGATGGGTTGTGGACGAGCGGGACTAACTCCTAGTCTGacagcgaaacacaacgtaagttGCTTCACGCCGGTTGTGGCATACCACCGGAGTATACTCCGGTAGATTTCGTGCTCTGCTCATGAAATACATTTCTATCGATATAATACCAAGGACACCTTAAACTTCTATTGGAAGTTATTGAAGGGAAACAGGGTCATTACGTATTTTATGATGACGGTGAAATTCCTTAACTATAGCCGGTTATGTACACAATAGGTGGGATATACTTTAGATGGGAAATGGGACCAAGAAAATGCCATTCTAGAAGAATACACACCTATACGATATTGCTCTGAATAAATTTACTCACGCAAAAATTAGTCAGAGCTTTGAATGCAAATATACTAACATGCAAAgacgtgaaataaaaataagtcaaaaaatTCATATAACTTTATTCAAGAtgatttagataaaataaatcatattccAACCACATCGtcgcacatacatacacatttacATCAAATCTTAAGTTCTACTAGCGATCACGATGAACGTTCAAGTGCTCTTTCCTTCATCCTCGTTATAAATGCTGCACCTTTGTTCTTTCTGAAGTTTTCGTAAGGATCGTTGAGGTTTACACCAACGCCtgcaataaaattatgcatTTAAACTTTTGACTGCCGACGAAAAGCTTGagggcaaatcctctgctatcTTGGCCATAATTATGTTGTTCCCCATGGCGGGATACTTTCGGTTTATATGTTAATAATGTTCATAAGTCTTTTAGACTGCCGTGTCAAGGgtttcggtttcgattcccgagtcgggcgaagtaatgctgggcttttatcggtttttcgaaaatttctcattagtagcacgaAGGATGGCAATAGAATTACCACATggtacttacaacataaattgtgaaaaatgagtgtacattgtaaagtggcattacatgccaatTTGTGCACCCAAGCCTACcccggggattaaaggcgtgacgacaacGATCTTTTCGGCACTTTTTTGTTCTTACCTTTGTATTGGTCTTGTCTATCCCGAACTATGCCACCGCTAATCGGCTCGGCAATGCCCTGACCAGAAGCTCCTAGCCCTCCGGCGCTCCATCCCATCTTTTGCAATAACTGATGACCTTTGTTGCTGGCGTCCAGACCTGACATAGACGTACTAGGGTATGCTCCGCCACTGtgaataggtaaataatattcatttatacataatgAAACCGTTTAAGTCTCGTGAAGTGGTCCGACACTGAAAAAACAATCAACAAAAGGCTGTGCAATTCGTGCTTGTAATACAATTTCTTTGTCGTCATTTACTCACAGGAAACTGGGAGGCGTGGGTGATCTAGAACGTTCGACGCGGCGTGATCTCGGTGAATCCCGATGTCTGTCTCGTTCCCTAGATCTGCTACGCGATCGTGACCTTGACCTTGATCTGGATCGTCTGCGACCTATAAAATACACTATTTAGTACTGTGGTAacagaaaacattattttaagatgACACCTTTTAAGTCACTTACTGTCTCTACTTTCTCTGTCCCGTTCTCTTCTCCACGAAGTTGATGAAGTTGACTTTCTTCTTGGAGATGGCGATCTCGACTTTGACTTGGTAGGTGAAGTTTTTTCTGGTGTTTTACTTTTTGATctgttagaaaatattatttttgtttgtttacgaaATATTCGTGGAAAAACTTTTAGAAAGTGTGTTCACTTTtagagtgtgtgtgtgttgtgtataGGACTTCAAATCATACCTGTATCGTCTACCAGGTGGGGTTGGTTGTTTCTGCAAGTCTTTTGGTATTGGACTAGGAGATCTGGACTTCTCCCGAAAGCCCTGTGCTACAGCCTCTTCTTTCATTTTTCTAGCAGCATTCTTAGCTTTGTAGTATTCATAGAGTCCTAATTTCTCCCAACCCTCACTGAAAACAGGGAAAGAAgagatattacaaaaaaatcttattttaatgattttaataataagaaagtaaGAATGAAATGATGTACTGACTTGTCTCTAGGCCTTTCGTGGTTAGGTGAAGCATAGAACGCATCAACTGCAGCCAATAGTCTTTCATTAGGTGGGGCAGGGGGTGGAAGGCGAATTTTTGCCGGATCCAAAGGTCTATACCGATCATCTTCcagctaaaataatatttatgtcattagaaaaatataaacatataagAAGAGAACTTAGGGTAACAAAAGGAGTGCTCAACTTCTTAATCATAGTTATACTATAAGTTATTATACTTGCACTCCATTTGTTTATTATTCCACTTctccaaagaaaaaaaagtcACATACCATAATGAGTGGGACCATCAAACCAGCTGGCAATTCAAAGTAGGGTACGGAAGGCATTAGTTCTTCATTATTTACTTCAGGGAATGGTGGGAAGCCAGGTGGGGGCTTACTCAGATCTGGAAGACCATTTTGGAATGCTAACAGTGCTGGGTTCTCGTTAGGTATGAACCCAGGAGGAGGTTGGGAGAAATTTATATTTGGAAGATTTGACAAATCTGGTTCTTCAGTGATTTCATTCTTCTTCTTCTGATTAGTAATTTGGTCGAAAGTTTGACTATCATAACTGTTTTCATTTCCACTTAGGCTATTGTTAGATGCATAGTTGTCGCCACTTTCGCTTCCGTATTGGTTGTTGGGATTGAAGTTAGGTTCATAACCACCCATTGGAGGAAAACTTTGGTCATTGAAACTgttgttttgaaaattattttgcatatTGTTTTGCTGCACATTGTCTTTATTCTGATCGTGGCTGTTCTGCAATTCAATAGCGTGCTTCTGCATTTCTAATTGTTGAATCTGCTGCATTGTGTGCGCGACAAAAGCTTGGTGTTGAGTTTGGTAGCTGTAAATTACAGATATCAAATATTAGGAAATGtcatattcatttaaaattctataTCATCAAACACTTACTTTTCAAAAGTAGATTTAGTTTGTTGTGTTAAATGTGCAATAGCATTTGAGTGCTGTGAGATCAAATTGTTCTGGTACTCCTGGTAGGAACTGGTGGGACTCTTCATTTTTTCAATGACTGCTGTCTCGAAATAGTTAGACTTGGATTCCCACAGGCGCAGCAACTTGTTAAGTTTAGCCTCCTGCTCTTCGGTAACAGCTGA
This Spodoptera frugiperda isolate SF20-4 chromosome 20, AGI-APGP_CSIRO_Sfru_2.0, whole genome shotgun sequence DNA region includes the following protein-coding sequences:
- the LOC118262130 gene encoding calcium homeostasis endoplasmic reticulum protein isoform X1 is translated as MELPQPPQDQDLRNIIDKLAQFVARNGPEFEKMTKNKQKNNPKFSFLYGGDYFNYYQYKVTTEQAILKQSAGGQPAPAPAGAYMAQNRQYVMPQQAGATPAQLGLAASMAVAPALQQWLAANSAPPGTAQHTHHDLDNISAQINMLKEQITQSENNLNAQHTVLIQQQQAKINELVSKAQVETIQMMAEDNNISLSELDTILQPIIDTCTKDSISSGKGWILQHATSHDAGKVISQHLLRKVTQPGAAFTQKLHIIYLVNDVLHHCARKNAEDLKKNLENVVVPMFCNASIAVTEEQEAKLNKLLRLWESKSNYFETAVIEKMKSPTSSYQEYQNNLISQHSNAIAHLTQQTKSTFENYQTQHQAFVAHTMQQIQQLEMQKHAIELQNSHDQNKDNVQQNNMQNNFQNNSFNDQSFPPMGGYEPNFNPNNQYGSESGDNYASNNSLSGNENSYDSQTFDQITNQKKKNEITEEPDLSNLPNINFSQPPPGFIPNENPALLAFQNGLPDLSKPPPGFPPFPEVNNEELMPSVPYFELPAGLMVPLIMLEDDRYRPLDPAKIRLPPPAPPNERLLAAVDAFYASPNHERPRDNEGWEKLGLYEYYKAKNAARKMKEEAVAQGFREKSRSPSPIPKDLQKQPTPPGRRYRSKSKTPEKTSPTKSKSRSPSPRRKSTSSTSWRRERDRESRDSRRRSRSRSRSRSRSRSRERDRHRDSPRSRRVERSRSPTPPSFLGGAYPSTSMSGLDASNKGHQLLQKMGWSAGGLGASGQGIAEPISGGIVRDRQDQYKGVGVNLNDPYENFRKNKGAAFITRMKERALERSS
- the LOC118262130 gene encoding calcium homeostasis endoplasmic reticulum protein isoform X2; translation: MAVAPALQQWLAANSAPPGTAQHTHHDLDNISAQINMLKEQITQSENNLNAQHTVLIQQQQAKINELVSKAQVETIQMMAEDNNISLSELDTILQPIIDTCTKDSISSGKGWILQHATSHDAGKVISQHLLRKVTQPGAAFTQKLHIIYLVNDVLHHCARKNAEDLKKNLENVVVPMFCNASIAVTEEQEAKLNKLLRLWESKSNYFETAVIEKMKSPTSSYQEYQNNLISQHSNAIAHLTQQTKSTFENYQTQHQAFVAHTMQQIQQLEMQKHAIELQNSHDQNKDNVQQNNMQNNFQNNSFNDQSFPPMGGYEPNFNPNNQYGSESGDNYASNNSLSGNENSYDSQTFDQITNQKKKNEITEEPDLSNLPNINFSQPPPGFIPNENPALLAFQNGLPDLSKPPPGFPPFPEVNNEELMPSVPYFELPAGLMVPLIMLEDDRYRPLDPAKIRLPPPAPPNERLLAAVDAFYASPNHERPRDNEGWEKLGLYEYYKAKNAARKMKEEAVAQGFREKSRSPSPIPKDLQKQPTPPGRRYRSKSKTPEKTSPTKSKSRSPSPRRKSTSSTSWRRERDRESRDSRRRSRSRSRSRSRSRSRERDRHRDSPRSRRVERSRSPTPPSFLGGAYPSTSMSGLDASNKGHQLLQKMGWSAGGLGASGQGIAEPISGGIVRDRQDQYKGVGVNLNDPYENFRKNKGAAFITRMKERALERSS
- the LOC118282470 gene encoding protein misato, translating into MSTREILTLQFGHYANYVGAHFWNLQELSFDYTGTVKTEVNHDILYREGQTDKGEVTYTPRLLLADLKGSLKTLPEDGGLSNEIEETEFQWDAVEKIEEPAPPKNKYLEDIDSEGANALTKQYNFEQDVKTWTDYLYPRFHPRTVNVVKDYVHGDETESFDVFHAGKSLWKHDFGENFCDNIRRYVEECDSMQGFQVNFDCVDGFAGLALGCVEHLADEYTKSILAYPIIPSYFPDNNPTTQEERDKSNLKDSIRLVNTALSIQELSEHATLFVPICTGDKGWRKPGSPRKFDYLHYNPELYYHSSALLASAMDTLSQKYRHKSNIFTLSDICADLTGYGRKMASASLGMPLPLNESQYLIDFLNTTTKPIYTSITPSCKIATDKIFQLITVRGVPESYLKAPLKEAKEQMNIPAYRCSNVKEMFELYFQANNFLSATNVTVCEKPLEVKTPYPKIFSSELNKYGFIRDGNIEEKVESCVAVAGYHNGNFLSDVIEKLHRETSRIKFSKLHKFNQEGFEASEYSESLDKLAEFKDNYEDDFEL